The following are from one region of the Streptococcus sp. 1643 genome:
- a CDS encoding ABC transporter ATP-binding protein, with product MRRQTANQTLKRLAVDLVSHPFLLFLAFLGTIAQVALSIYLPILIGQVIDQVLVTGSSPVFWQIFLQMILVVIGNTLVQWANPLLYNRLIFSYTRDLRERIIHKLHRLPIAFVDRQGSGEMVSRVTTDIEQLAAGLTMIFNQFFIGVLMILVSILAMLQIHLLMTLLVLLLTPLSMVISRFIAKRSYHLFQKQTETRGIQTQLIEESLSQQTIIQSFNAQTEFIKKLHEANANYAGYSQSAIFYSSTVNPSTRFVNALIYALLAGVGAYRIMMGSTLTIGRLVTFLNYVQQYTKPFNDISSVLAELQSALACAERVYAVLESPEVAETGKEVLTSDQVKGAISFKHVSFGYNPERILIKDLSIDIPAGSKVAIVGPTGAGKSTLINLLMRFYPINSGDILLDGRSIYDYTRASLRQQFGMVLQETWLKQGTVHDNIAFGNPDASREQVIAAAKAANADFFIQQLPQSYDTKLENAGESLSVGQAQLLTIARVFLAIPKILILDEATSSIDTRTEVLVQDAFAKLMKGRTSFIIAHRLSTIQDADLILVLVDGDIVEYGNHQDLMARKGKYYQMQKAAAFSSE from the coding sequence ATGAGACGACAAACCGCAAACCAGACGCTCAAACGTTTAGCCGTAGATTTAGTAAGCCATCCATTTCTCCTTTTCCTTGCCTTTCTAGGAACTATTGCCCAAGTTGCTTTATCGATCTACCTACCTATTCTAATTGGGCAGGTCATTGACCAAGTCCTAGTGACTGGTTCTTCACCAGTTTTTTGGCAGATTTTTCTCCAGATGATCTTGGTGGTGATAGGAAATACTCTGGTACAATGGGCTAATCCTCTTCTTTATAATCGCCTAATCTTCTCTTATACCAGAGACTTGCGAGAGCGAATTATCCATAAGCTCCATCGTTTACCGATTGCTTTTGTGGACCGGCAGGGCAGTGGAGAGATGGTTAGTCGTGTGACCACAGACATAGAACAGCTGGCAGCCGGCTTAACCATGATTTTCAATCAATTTTTCATTGGTGTCTTGATGATTTTGGTTAGTATTCTAGCCATGCTCCAAATTCATCTCCTTATGACCCTCTTGGTCTTGCTGTTGACGCCCCTGTCCATGGTGATTTCACGCTTTATTGCCAAACGGTCCTATCATCTCTTTCAGAAGCAAACAGAGACCAGGGGGATTCAGACTCAGTTGATTGAAGAATCACTTAGCCAGCAGACTATTATCCAGTCCTTCAATGCTCAAACAGAGTTTATCAAAAAACTGCATGAGGCGAATGCCAACTACGCAGGTTATTCTCAGTCAGCTATCTTTTATTCATCAACGGTTAATCCTTCGACTCGCTTTGTTAATGCACTCATCTATGCTCTTCTTGCTGGAGTGGGAGCCTATCGTATCATGATGGGGTCCACCTTGACCATCGGACGTTTAGTGACTTTTTTGAATTACGTCCAACAGTACACCAAGCCCTTTAATGATATTTCTTCTGTTTTAGCCGAGTTGCAAAGTGCTCTCGCTTGTGCAGAGCGCGTCTATGCTGTATTAGAAAGTCCTGAGGTTGCTGAAACAGGTAAAGAAGTCTTGACCAGTGACCAAGTCAAGGGCGCCATTTCCTTTAAGCATGTTTCTTTTGGATACAATCCTGAAAGGATCTTGATTAAGGATTTGTCTATCGATATCCCAGCTGGTAGCAAGGTGGCTATCGTTGGTCCGACAGGTGCTGGTAAGTCAACTCTTATCAATCTCCTCATGCGTTTTTATCCTATTAACTCGGGAGATATCTTGCTAGACGGTCGTTCCATTTACGACTATACCCGAGCGTCATTGAGACAGCAGTTTGGCATGGTACTCCAAGAAACCTGGCTCAAGCAAGGAACCGTTCATGACAATATTGCCTTTGGGAATCCTGATGCTAGTCGGGAGCAGGTGATTGCTGCTGCCAAAGCTGCTAACGCAGACTTTTTTATCCAACAGTTACCACAAAGCTATGATACCAAGCTAGAAAATGCAGGAGAATCCCTCTCTGTCGGACAAGCCCAGCTCTTGACCATCGCCCGAGTCTTTCTAGCTATTCCAAAGATTCTTATCTTAGACGAGGCGACTTCTTCCATCGATACACGGACAGAAGTGCTAGTACAGGATGCCTTTGCCAAACTCATGAAGGGGCGCACAAGCTTTATCATTGCTCACCGTTTGTCAACCATTCAGGATGCGGATTTAATTCTTGTCTTGGTAGATGGAGATATTGTTGAGTATGGTAACCATCAGGACCTCATGGCTAGAAAGGGCAAGTATTACCAAATGCAAAAAGCTGCGGCTTTTAGCTCTGAATAA
- a CDS encoding ABC transporter ATP-binding protein: MKHLLSYFKSYIKESILAPLFKLLEAVFELLVPMVIAEIVDQSLPQRNQGHLWMQIGLLLVFAVIGVLVALIAQFYSAKAAVGFAKELTNDLYRHILSLPKDSRDRLTTSSLVTRLTSDTYQIQTGINQFLRLFLRAPIIVFGAIFMAYRISAELTFWFLVMVVILTIVIVGLSRLVNPLYSSLRKKTDQLVKETRQQLQGMRVIRAFGQEKRELQIFQTLNQVYARLQEKTGFWSSLLTPLTYLIVNGTLLVIIWQGYILIQGGLLSQGALIALINYLLQILVELVKLAMLINSLNQSYISAKRIEEVFDEAPEDIHSELEEKQVTGDRVLQVKELTFTYPDAAQPSLRNISFDMNQGQILGIIGGTGSGKSSLVQVLLGLYTADKGSIDLYRNGRSPLNLEQWRSWIAYVPQKVELFKGTIRSNLTLGFNQEVSDQQLWQALEIAQAKGFVSEKEGLLDALVEGGGRNFSGGQKQRLSIARAVLRQAPFLILDDATSALDTITESKLLKAIRENLPNTSLILISQRTSTLQMADQILLLEKGELLAVGKHEDLMKTSQVYREINASQHGKED, from the coding sequence ATGAAACACTTACTATCTTACTTCAAATCCTATATCAAGGAATCAATTTTAGCACCCTTGTTCAAGTTACTTGAAGCTGTTTTTGAACTCTTGGTTCCCATGGTGATTGCTGAGATTGTTGACCAATCCTTGCCCCAGAGAAATCAAGGACATCTCTGGATGCAGATTGGCCTGCTCCTTGTCTTTGCAGTGATTGGCGTTTTAGTGGCCTTGATTGCTCAATTCTATTCAGCAAAGGCAGCGGTAGGTTTTGCCAAGGAATTGACAAACGACCTCTATCGTCATATTCTTTCCTTACCCAAGGACAGCAGAGATCGTTTGACAACTTCTAGCTTGGTGACTCGCTTGACTTCGGATACCTACCAGATTCAGACTGGTATCAATCAATTCCTGCGCCTCTTTTTGCGAGCGCCTATTATCGTTTTTGGAGCCATTTTTATGGCCTATCGCATCTCGGCTGAGCTGACTTTCTGGTTCTTAGTTATGGTTGTCATTTTGACGATTGTCATTGTCGGTCTCTCTCGACTGGTCAATCCTCTCTACAGCAGTCTCAGAAAGAAAACGGATCAGCTGGTTAAGGAAACGCGTCAGCAATTACAAGGCATGCGAGTTATTCGTGCTTTTGGTCAGGAAAAACGAGAGTTACAGATTTTTCAAACCCTTAACCAAGTTTATGCTAGATTGCAAGAAAAGACGGGTTTCTGGTCTAGTTTGTTAACACCTCTGACCTATCTGATTGTTAATGGAACTCTTCTCGTCATCATCTGGCAGGGATATATTTTAATTCAAGGAGGTTTACTCAGTCAAGGTGCCCTGATTGCTCTTATCAACTACCTCTTGCAGATTTTGGTGGAATTGGTTAAGCTCGCCATGCTGATCAATTCCCTCAACCAGTCCTACATCTCAGCCAAGCGAATCGAGGAAGTCTTTGACGAGGCTCCAGAGGATATCCATTCAGAATTAGAAGAAAAGCAAGTTACCGGTGATCGGGTTTTGCAAGTCAAAGAATTAACCTTTACCTATCCTGATGCGGCCCAGCCTTCTCTGAGAAACATTTCCTTTGATATGAATCAAGGGCAAATCCTTGGTATCATCGGAGGAACTGGTTCTGGTAAGTCAAGCTTGGTGCAAGTCTTACTTGGTCTTTATACAGCAGACAAGGGGAGCATTGACCTTTATCGAAATGGACGTAGTCCTCTTAATCTTGAGCAGTGGCGGTCTTGGATTGCCTATGTGCCCCAAAAGGTCGAACTCTTTAAGGGAACTATTCGTTCCAACTTGACTCTAGGTTTCAATCAAGAAGTGTCTGATCAGCAACTCTGGCAGGCCTTGGAGATTGCGCAAGCTAAGGGTTTTGTCAGTGAAAAGGAAGGACTTTTGGATGCCCTAGTTGAGGGAGGAGGGCGAAATTTCTCAGGCGGACAAAAACAAAGGCTATCTATTGCCCGAGCAGTCTTGCGTCAAGCTCCATTTCTCATCCTAGATGATGCGACCTCGGCCCTCGACACCATCACCGAGTCCAAGCTCTTGAAAGCTATTAGAGAAAATCTGCCAAATACGAGCTTAATCTTGATTTCTCAACGGACTTCGACACTTCAGATGGCTGACCAGATTCTCCTTTTGGAAAAAGGTGAGCTCCTAGCTGTTGGCAAGCACGAGGACTTGATGAAAACTAGCCAAGTCTATCGCGAAATCAATGCATCTCAACATGGAAAGGAGGACTAG
- the msrB gene encoding peptide-methionine (R)-S-oxide reductase MsrB produces the protein MAEIYLAGGCFWGLEEYFSRISGVLTTSVGYANGQVETTNYQLLKETDHAETVQVIYDEKAVSLREILLYYFRVIDPLSINQQGNDRGRQYRTGIYYQDEADLPAIYTVVQEQERMLGRKIAVEVEKLRHYILAEDYHQDYLKKNPSGYCHIDVTDAEKPLIDAANYEKPSQEVLKESLTEESYRVTQEAATEAPFSNAYDQTFEEGIYVDITTGEPLFFAKDKFASGCGWPSFSRPISKELIHYYKDLSHGMERIEVRSRSGNAHLGHVFTDGPRELGGLRYCINSASLRFIAKDEMEKAGYGYLLPCLNK, from the coding sequence ATGGCAGAAATTTATCTAGCAGGTGGTTGTTTTTGGGGCCTAGAGGAGTATTTTTCACGAATTTCAGGCGTATTAACAACCAGTGTCGGCTACGCTAATGGCCAAGTCGAAACAACCAATTACCAGTTGCTCAAGGAAACAGACCATGCAGAGACTGTTCAAGTGATTTATGATGAGAAAGCAGTGTCACTTAGAGAGATTTTGCTTTATTATTTCCGTGTCATTGATCCCTTGTCTATTAACCAACAAGGGAATGACCGTGGTCGCCAATATCGAACGGGAATCTATTATCAGGATGAAGCAGACTTGCCAGCTATCTACACAGTGGTGCAGGAGCAGGAGCGTATGCTGGGTCGAAAGATTGCAGTAGAGGTGGAGAAACTTCGTCACTACATTTTGGCTGAAGACTACCATCAAGACTATCTCAAGAAGAATCCTTCCGGTTATTGTCATATCGATGTGACCGATGCTGAGAAGCCATTGATTGACGCAGCCAACTATGAAAAACCTAGTCAAGAGGTGTTGAAGGAAAGCTTAACTGAAGAGTCTTACCGTGTTACGCAAGAAGCTGCTACAGAGGCTCCATTTAGTAATGCTTATGACCAGACCTTTGAAGAAGGGATTTATGTAGACATCACGACGGGTGAACCGCTTTTTTTCGCTAAGGATAAGTTTGCCTCAGGTTGTGGTTGGCCAAGTTTTAGTCGTCCGATTTCTAAGGAATTGATTCACTATTACAAAGATCTGAGTCATGGAATGGAGCGAATCGAGGTTCGTTCTCGGTCAGGAAATGCTCACTTGGGTCATGTTTTCACAGATGGACCTCGGGAGTTAGGTGGCCTGCGTTACTGTATTAATTCTGCTTCCTTACGCTTTATAGCCAAGGATGAGATGGAAAAAGCAGGATATGGCTATCTATTACCTTGCTTAAACAAATAA
- the thrB gene encoding homoserine kinase translates to MKIIVPATSANIGPGFDSVGVAVTKYLQIEVCEERDEWLIEHQIGKWIPHDERNLLLRIALQIAPDLQPRRLKMTSDVPLARGLGSSSSVIVAGIELANQLGKLNLSNHDKLQLATKIEGHPDNVAPAIYGNLVIASSVEGHVSAIVSDFPECDFLAYIPNYELRTRDSRGVLPKKLSYKEAVAASSIANVAVASLLAGDMVTAGQAIEGDLFHERYRQSLVREFATIKQVAKENGAYATYLSGAGPTVMVLASHDKMPKIKAELQKQPFKGKLHDLKVDTQGVRVETK, encoded by the coding sequence ATGAAGATTATTGTACCTGCAACCAGTGCCAATATTGGGCCAGGTTTTGATTCGGTCGGTGTAGCTGTAACCAAGTATCTTCAAATTGAGGTCTGTGAAGAACGGGATGAGTGGTTGATTGAACACCAGATTGGTAAATGGATTCCCCATGACGAGCGTAATCTTTTGCTTAGGATTGCCTTGCAAATTGCGCCTGACTTGCAACCGAGACGTTTGAAAATGACCAGCGATGTTCCCTTGGCGCGTGGTTTGGGTTCTTCTAGCTCTGTTATCGTTGCTGGGATTGAACTAGCTAATCAACTGGGCAAGCTCAACTTATCTAACCACGACAAATTGCAGTTGGCGACCAAGATTGAAGGGCATCCTGACAATGTGGCTCCAGCAATTTACGGCAATCTCGTTATTGCAAGTTCTGTTGAAGGGCATGTTTCAGCAATTGTGTCTGACTTCCCGGAGTGTGATTTTCTAGCTTATATTCCCAACTATGAATTGCGCACTCGCGACAGCCGTGGTGTCTTACCTAAAAAATTGTCCTATAAGGAAGCTGTTGCGGCTAGTTCTATCGCCAATGTGGCCGTTGCATCCTTGTTAGCAGGAGATATGGTGACAGCTGGTCAAGCAATCGAGGGGGACCTCTTCCACGAGCGTTATCGTCAAAGTCTGGTCCGTGAATTTGCGACGATTAAGCAAGTAGCTAAAGAGAATGGTGCCTATGCGACCTACCTCTCTGGAGCAGGGCCGACAGTGATGGTCTTGGCTTCTCATGACAAGATGCCGAAGATTAAAGCTGAATTGCAAAAGCAGCCTTTCAAAGGCAAACTTCATGATTTGAAAGTTGATACCCAAGGTGTCCGTGTCGAAACAAAGTAA
- a CDS encoding homoserine dehydrogenase, protein MTVKIALLGFGTVASGVPFLLKENGEKIVQSAHSEIEVAKVLVKDEDEKNRLLAAGNDFNFVTNVDDILADKDITIVVELMGRIKPAKTFITRALEAGKHVVTANKDLLAVHGAELLEIAKEHNVALYYEAAVAGGIPILRTLANSLASDKITRVLGVVNGTSNFMMTKMVEEGWSYDDALAEAQRLGFAESDPTNDVDGIDAAYKMVILSQFAFGMKVAFDDVAHKGIRNITPEDVAVAQDLGYVVKLVGSIEETPSGIAAEVTPTFLPKAHPLASVNGVMNAVFVESIGIGESMYYGPGAGQKPTATSVVADIVRIVRRLNDGTIGKDFNEYSRDLVLANPEDVKANYYFSILAPDSKGQVLKLAEIFNAQDISFKQILQDGKKGDKARVVIITHKINKAQLENVSAELAKASEFDLLNTFKVLGE, encoded by the coding sequence ATGACAGTTAAAATTGCTTTACTTGGATTTGGTACCGTTGCAAGTGGTGTGCCATTCCTCCTAAAGGAAAATGGAGAAAAAATCGTTCAGTCAGCTCATTCGGAGATTGAAGTAGCTAAGGTATTGGTCAAGGATGAAGATGAAAAGAACCGCTTGCTTGCAGCAGGAAATGACTTTAACTTTGTAACCAATGTAGATGATATTTTAGCAGACAAGGACATTACTATCGTAGTGGAATTGATGGGGCGTATCAAACCAGCTAAAACCTTTATCACTCGTGCCTTAGAAGCTGGGAAACACGTTGTTACTGCCAACAAGGACCTTTTGGCTGTCCATGGTGCAGAATTGTTAGAAATTGCTAAAGAGCATAATGTAGCACTTTACTACGAAGCAGCAGTTGCTGGTGGGATTCCAATTCTTCGCACTCTAGCAAATTCATTGGCTTCTGACAAAATTACGCGCGTTCTTGGTGTCGTTAATGGAACTTCTAACTTCATGATGACCAAGATGGTGGAAGAAGGCTGGTCTTATGATGATGCTCTGGCTGAAGCTCAAAGACTTGGTTTTGCAGAAAGCGACCCTACAAATGACGTGGATGGGATTGACGCAGCCTACAAGATGGTGATTTTGAGCCAATTTGCTTTTGGTATGAAGGTTGCTTTTGACGATGTAGCACACAAGGGAATCCGCAACATCACACCAGAAGACGTAGCTGTAGCCCAAGACCTGGGCTATGTAGTGAAATTGGTTGGTTCTATCGAGGAAACTCCTTCTGGTATTGCTGCGGAAGTAACTCCAACCTTCCTTCCTAAAGCACATCCACTTGCCAGTGTGAATGGGGTAATGAACGCTGTTTTTGTAGAATCTATCGGTATCGGTGAGTCTATGTACTACGGACCAGGTGCGGGTCAAAAACCAACTGCAACAAGTGTTGTGGCGGATATCGTCCGTATCGTTCGTCGCTTGAATGATGGTACCATTGGTAAAGACTTCAACGAATACAGCCGTGACTTGGTCTTGGCTAATCCAGAAGATGTCAAAGCAAACTACTACTTCTCAATCTTGGCTCCAGACTCAAAAGGTCAGGTCTTGAAATTGGCTGAAATCTTTAATGCTCAAGATATTTCCTTCAAGCAAATCCTCCAAGATGGCAAAAAGGGTGACAAGGCGCGTGTAGTGATTATCACTCATAAGATTAATAAAGCGCAGCTTGAGAATGTTTCAGCTGAGTTGGCCAAAGCTTCAGAATTTGACCTCTTGAATACCTTCAAGGTGTTAGGAGAATAG
- the mecA gene encoding adaptor protein MecA produces the protein MKMKQISDTTLKITMTLDDLMDRGMEIADFLVPQEKTEEFFYAILDELEMPDNFLDSGMLSFRVTPKPDKVDVFVTKSKIDQNLDFEDLADLPDMEELAQMSPDEFLKTLEKSIADKTKDDIEAIQSLEQVEAKEEEQEQADKETENKKEPYIYYILRFASLADLVAFAKTVNYQMETSELYKMNDHYYLTILVDVENHPSPYPAWLLARMREFADDSDISRSVLQEYGHILINHDAVFGLQKINS, from the coding sequence ATGAAGATGAAACAAATTAGTGATACAACACTGAAAATCACAATGACTTTAGATGATTTGATGGATCGGGGAATGGAGATTGCAGACTTTCTCGTTCCTCAGGAAAAAACCGAAGAGTTTTTCTATGCTATTTTAGATGAGTTAGAGATGCCAGACAATTTCTTGGATAGTGGCATGCTGAGTTTCCGCGTGACGCCAAAACCTGATAAGGTCGACGTCTTTGTGACCAAGTCCAAGATTGACCAAAATTTGGATTTTGAAGATTTGGCGGATCTACCAGACATGGAAGAATTAGCCCAAATGTCGCCAGATGAATTTCTCAAAACCTTGGAAAAGAGCATTGCAGATAAGACCAAGGACGATATTGAGGCCATCCAATCTCTAGAGCAGGTCGAAGCAAAGGAAGAAGAGCAAGAGCAGGCAGACAAGGAGACGGAGAATAAGAAAGAACCTTATATCTACTATATCCTACGCTTTGCAAGCCTTGCTGACTTAGTTGCTTTTGCAAAGACGGTTAACTACCAGATGGAAACATCTGAACTCTATAAGATGAATGACCACTATTATTTGACAATCTTAGTTGATGTGGAGAATCATCCTAGTCCGTATCCAGCCTGGCTCTTGGCTCGTATGCGTGAGTTTGCAGACGACAGTGATATCAGTCGTTCGGTTTTACAAGAGTATGGTCACATCTTGATCAATCACGACGCTGTGTTCGGTCTTCAAAAAATTAATTCATAG
- a CDS encoding oligosaccharide flippase family protein gives MKNIKVNALASLLVNILNIVFPLITNPYLTRILSKSNYGYFNTANTWASFVIPLAAFGIYNYGIRAISKVKDDKNKINYVFSKLFYISVFTSLLTTGIYFLIIFFDTSIENLKVLYYILGAQALFQFLNIEWMNEAYENYAFILYKTLIIRITMLVAIFAFVKTADDIVPYAIVMTATTILNYLLSFLWIKREVSFVKIGFVELAKASKPLFTMLLLANANMLYTLLDRMFITKGPDENYISYYTIAYSIVMLIASVLSGAINVSIPRLGYYLGKKDYKSYNYLVNQAASLFYFLMVPTSIGIMILGRYATVIYSSEKYLEAGIVTSVFAFRTIIWAIELILGKQIIFINDHENRLTAFYFLGGGTNILLNSILYFNNIFAPEYYIATTIIAETIVVLLEIHFIKKHQLISLKEIFITLTRYSLISLGFIPIFYIFKMIFQINSYTVNFNMVLMVLSTVATCGIYYLLTLFITKDKTLHYALNLVLAKLKRN, from the coding sequence ATGAAAAATATAAAAGTAAATGCCTTGGCCAGCTTGCTGGTCAATATTCTCAATATCGTTTTTCCACTGATAACCAATCCTTATCTGACGCGGATTCTCAGCAAATCCAATTACGGTTATTTCAATACGGCCAATACTTGGGCAAGTTTCGTTATTCCACTTGCAGCCTTTGGAATATACAACTACGGGATTCGAGCTATCAGTAAGGTCAAGGATGACAAGAATAAAATCAACTACGTCTTTTCTAAGTTGTTTTATATCTCGGTTTTCACCTCTCTTCTGACGACAGGTATCTACTTCCTCATTATCTTCTTTGACACCAGCATTGAGAATCTGAAGGTCCTCTACTACATCCTAGGGGCCCAAGCACTCTTCCAATTTCTCAATATCGAATGGATGAACGAGGCTTATGAAAACTATGCCTTCATCCTCTACAAAACATTAATTATTCGAATTACCATGCTGGTCGCTATCTTCGCCTTCGTTAAAACGGCAGATGATATTGTTCCTTATGCTATCGTTATGACAGCGACCACTATCCTCAACTACCTGCTCAGTTTTCTTTGGATTAAGAGAGAAGTTTCTTTTGTTAAGATTGGTTTCGTAGAACTTGCTAAAGCTTCTAAACCGCTCTTCACTATGCTTCTCTTAGCAAACGCTAATATGCTTTATACCTTGCTAGATAGAATGTTTATCACCAAGGGACCAGATGAAAACTACATTTCTTATTATACAATTGCCTATAGTATTGTCATGTTGATTGCTAGTGTATTGAGTGGAGCTATCAACGTCAGTATTCCTCGCCTTGGCTATTATCTTGGTAAAAAGGATTACAAGTCCTATAATTATCTCGTGAATCAAGCGGCATCCTTATTCTATTTCCTTATGGTTCCAACTAGCATCGGGATTATGATATTGGGACGGTACGCAACTGTTATTTATTCTTCTGAAAAATATCTTGAAGCGGGTATCGTAACTAGCGTCTTCGCTTTTCGTACCATCATTTGGGCTATAGAGTTGATTCTTGGTAAACAGATTATCTTTATCAACGACCATGAAAATCGCTTAACTGCCTTCTACTTCCTTGGTGGTGGTACCAATATACTATTAAATAGCATCTTGTATTTCAATAATATTTTTGCACCTGAGTATTACATCGCTACGACCATTATCGCAGAAACTATCGTTGTTTTACTTGAAATTCATTTTATCAAGAAACACCAACTGATTAGTTTAAAAGAAATTTTTATAACCTTAACACGCTATAGCCTCATATCCCTTGGTTTTATCCCAATCTTCTATATTTTCAAGATGATTTTCCAAATCAACTCTTATACGGTCAACTTCAATATGGTTCTCATGGTTCTGTCTACCGTAGCAACTTGTGGTATCTATTACCTCTTGACCCTCTTTATCACCAAAGACAAAACACTCCACTATGCACTGAACCTTGTACTTGCTAAATTAAAACGAAATTAA